TATGCGCTTGTGTGTGTGTGGCTGTAATAGTTGCTTTATAGTATTCTCTCCGTCCGAAATTAGTTGCCACTCAAATGGACGTGTCTAGCACTATAGCAAGGTGCAAGTCTTTTTTGATTTAAGAAGTTAAGGATAGTGGATCAGTTAGAGACGCTCTAAGAACCCAATATTCGATAGAAAAAAAACATTTGTGTAATCCTCCAAATTATGGTCTCTTTGATATGGAAGGACCGCGTGCACAAATGGAGCCTGGGAGAAATGTGTATATGAATTCAACTGAAGCTGCTTCCTTCCCGAAGGAAAAATACCAGAGCCAGCACAAAGCATGAAGATACTTAAGCAACTCAGTGTCGCGTCTCAGCCAGCCAATTTCCTTTTGTCATTCCGATCCGTGATTTCCAGGATCAAAAGACAGTAGCATTCAGCCACCCGCTGGACAGGACCCTATCCCCTCCATtcacaaatactccctccgtccgaaaaactTGTTCCAAGCTTGTCCCTCAAATGACTGTGCTAGATACATCTATTTGAGAgacaagctttttcggacggagAAAGTACTTGTCTTCTACTATCTCCGTCTCAAattacttgtcttagatttgtaTAGATATAGATGCTTGTCTTAGATTTGTATAGATATAGATGATACAGAGAGTACtataatatactccctccgtcccataatctTAGATTTGTATAGATACAGATGAtatagagggagtactataatatactccctccatcccataatataagagcgtttttgacactagagAGTATTTTGGATATTTTGATAGGACTATACGAACTGAGATGAGTGAACACACACACTAAAAGGTGTCTACATCCACTCAgaaaaagttagaacatcttatactccctccattcttaaatataagtctttttagagatttcaatatggattgcatacagagcaaaatgagtgaatctacactctaaaatacgtctatatacaatctttaaaaagacttatatttagaaacggagggagtatttgtgaacagagggagtagttgcaACTGAAGGAGATGTGCACTTTAAAATATGTAATTTGATTAAGAACGTGTTTGAATgttactccctccattcacaaATACAAAATGTTTTGAATATTGCAATATGGACTAGATAAAAActaaaatgagtgaacaaacacactaaaccttgtctatatacatccgatcCAAAAAAAAGTTAAAACATCTTATAActgtgaacggagggagtattagctATAGGAGGAGACTAGAAGCAGCAGGCCTTCTGGTCACTTACATGAGTGATGGCAATGGCATGATGCAGGATCTTCCAGCTAACTGGTCTTCATCAAGGTGCCAAGTGCCAACCAACATCTGCATCCCTATCTTAGGGGGATCATTTAAAAACCTCAAGACTGATAATAACAATGTGCAAGGGTCTTTAAACCTCAAGTGGTGTAATCACCTTCAAGGCGTCAAGTCTCGGTGACACTAACAATACTCGAACTGACAGTCAGAAAACTGAGAGCTCTACTATGGAATAAGTTCAAGTAATCAACTGTTAAAGAGAGCGAAGGATATGAGGTGATCAGCACCTTTGTGAATGGATGCCAGTGCAACCACAATAATCTATTTTACTGTTTTGAGTACCTAGCTCTTCCAACATCATGTATGGTGGTCTTTATGTACTTCCCCCATGGTTGAAAAAAAGGCATACAAATTCTGTCTGAAGTCAAATGAtgcaaagtttgaccaagtttgcAGGAAAAAACTATCAACATTTATGCCTCTTCTTTTCAAGCACAGAGGGGGTACCTTTTTTTTCCTACATGGCAGATACTCAAATAATTATTAAAGACACGCATGGAATGGAAATCTTAATTTTGAACAATAACAATACCTACAAAGTTCAATGTACTAACAGAATAAGAGATCATTTATAATAGGAAAAGAACTGCTATAATTCTTGTTATAATATGTGTTACCATACTGGATCAAACCGCAAATTCAAAACCATGCCCAGATATTTAAGTAACATATACTCTAGCACCCATGAACCTCTTAATACTAATCATTAGTTAAAACAAGCACAATATATTCCCTAATACAACAACTGACATAATTATTGCTATAATATGTGTTACCATGCTTAATGAAACTGCAAATGGAAATCATAATTATTGGTTAAATAGACCTATGTATTTTTAATACTACTTATTGGTTAAAACAAGCACACTATAATCCGTCCCCATATTCCCTGCCATTGCATTTTTGGGGGGTGGAGGGTGAAATCACTAGCTCCAGTGGGGAGAATCTATATCTTGGCCACAACATTTGTAAATCACATAGCTGCCATCTTACAGGCTTTAGTTAAGAGATTCTTTAACCTTTGCATTAATCAGAAAAGGAATTATCATGGTGCAGCGGTAAAACATTTCATAATTACAATGTTGAATTGCTTTTAGTAAGGATAACAACAGGAACATACTTATAACCAAACACCAAATACATATGATCATTGCATTCCAAACTTTAGCCTTCCAGCGCACATTAGTCATTTTAAAGTATGCAAAAAGTATTCCAAACACATATGATCACTGCATTTCAAACAGCACAACATAATGCTAGAAATTCCCAATTATTTGTTAACCACATAGTACCTTCCAGTTGAGCAAGTCACTGCAACCACATAACTTTCAGTTATCATTAAATGATAAATGTCATGGAAACATGAACAATCAAACTCCAGTGTGTGGAGCAACTATAGCAACACAAATACACAATCTCTCTGCTAGAGCACATCCTAGCAGCAGGTGAATAATTCAATGCTGAATTCCAGTACCTCCTACATGCGTGTGCAGGACTTGTCGAAGTCATCTGGTGCCACCCTCGTGATCCAATCGGCAAGGGTTCGCTTGACCTCACCATGGTTGACAAAGGCAAGCTCGTACATGCTACACAAATTGACCACCACTGTCTCGTTGAGCGCCGCCGTGGGCATCGTCTCCAGCGCTCCCTCAAGCACCTTGATGGCATCGCCGAGGTCCCGCGAGTACATTAGGCACAGCGCCTTGTTGTTCACGGCGATGGCGTCAGCCGGGTCAGCTTCAATACAGCGCTCGTACTCCCGCACCGCTGCGGCATAGTCCTTAGCCACGATGCACTCGAGCGCGCGGTTACGAGACACGAGGCTGTCGTGAGAGGAGTCGCCGGCCGCGACGGATTCAACGTGTTGGAAGACCGCGGATGCGGCAACGAGGTTGCCGATCTGGAGGTGGGCATAGGCGAGGCGGGAGAGCAGGACCGGGTTGTCCGGTTCGCGGGCGACGAGTTCAGTCACGAGGGCAATGGCGACGTCGAACTCGCGGTGGGCGAGGTGATCGGAGGCGAGGATTGACGAGACGAGGGCGTCACGACGGCGCCACTCGGGATGCTGGGCGTCAGGGCGGGCGCGGACCGATGAGAGGAGCGTGTAGAGGCGGTCGAGAGCGAGGGGGCGGTCGGGGAAGAAGAGCGGGAGGAGAGCGTGCAGGAGGCGGAGAAGAAAGGGCGGCGGCGGGCAGCCGGGATCTGGGTGAAGCGAGGCCAGTAGGGCGGCGCCGTCGGAGAAGCGGCGGAGCTTGGCGAGGGAGAGCGCCGAGAGCGCAGATAAGAGGAGGCGGTGGTGCGGGTGATGGGCGTGGGAGGGGTGGGCGAGGTTCGCGAGCAGCGCTTGCCACTGTCCACGCGTGGCTAGATCATAGGGGATGGAGAGGTCGGGCAgaggggccgcggcggcggaggtcGCCGGAGACCCCAGGGCGGAAGTGGCAGACATGGTGGGATCGAGATCTGGTGAGGGGAGCGCAGGAGGAAGACGCCAAtgattttcttctttttttacCTCAAAAAAGGAAGGATTTTTTCTACCCAAAACCTAAAAAGTGGTCGTGTGCTCCCTTGTCTTACAGAGCACACGCGCTCGCGCGCCGACCGATC
The sequence above is a segment of the Aegilops tauschii subsp. strangulata cultivar AL8/78 chromosome 6, Aet v6.0, whole genome shotgun sequence genome. Coding sequences within it:
- the LOC109746321 gene encoding uncharacterized protein, with product MSATSALGSPATSAAAAPLPDLSIPYDLATRGQWQALLANLAHPSHAHHPHHRLLLSALSALSLAKLRRFSDGAALLASLHPDPGCPPPPFLLRLLHALLPLFFPDRPLALDRLYTLLSSVRARPDAQHPEWRRRDALVSSILASDHLAHREFDVAIALVTELVAREPDNPVLLSRLAYAHLQIGNLVAASAVFQHVESVAAGDSSHDSLVSRNRALECIVAKDYAAAVREYERCIEADPADAIAVNNKALCLMYSRDLGDAIKVLEGALETMPTAALNETVVVNLCSMYELAFVNHGEVKRTLADWITRVAPDDFDKSCTRM